The genomic interval TTAAATCATAACTTATTTGACTCCCTTCATATATTTCCTAGAACCAATGTGTTACAATCCGTGACATCCGAAATCTGAACGGATGACCCGCGACCCAAACAAAACTACTAACCCACCCATGATCCGGATCCTGGACATTTCTTTCAGGGTCCTCCTCCTCTTCCCTCTTCCATTTTTAACAGTCAGTAAAACAGTAAAAAACTAAtaattaacctcggtaaaaaataaaaaaaacaagtaagACGATCGCACATCACATCACAACCATTTTCCAGAAGATACCCTTACCGGCACAAAAAGACAAAAACACGCACAGCCCACCCCGGCAACAAGGACAATTTcggaaaaaaaggaaaatttcagaTGGGAACAGAAGAGATGGACCGGTTTCACTTTCAGTATGTGGTGCAACGCTCACGGGCGACGCCGAGCGAGGTGCCCGTGAAGAGGATGCGGTGGTTCTGCTGCTGCATGCTGGCGATGACGTTCAGGGCGGAGTTGACGTTGTTCGGCGCGGCCGCCATGGCTAGGCACGAGGTGTTGCTGACGGAGCTCCGTATCATGAGGTTGTCGGTGGGGAGCGTGACGTTCATGCCGCTGAACACCAGCGTGATCGTCGGCACCGTGACGGGGACGGTGTAGCAGGTGTCGAACCCCCCTAGTTGCGTCGCATTCAATTTCCCCGTCGGCCCCCTGACCCGCTTCTTGAACTCGTCCCGCACCGCCGTGTACACGGTGGTGACGAACCGGGTGAAGACCGTACCTAGTTGGGTGAATAAAGGATCAGCAGGGTCATTATTGGAAAGCAGAAGAAGCGCGTTATAAAATAAGGGACTAATTTGTAAGTTGCAACAACCTGAATCGATGACGGTACCGGCGCCGGTTTTGGGATCGAAGGCCAGCGCGCCCGCCGGCAAATCGACGAGTTTCCTCCCGACGTAGATGGCTATCAAGTTGACGTAGTAGAGGGAGGGTCTTCTAGGGTTCCTGAGAAGGAGTGTGGTTTTGATCCTCTGGGGCTGGCCGACGGGGCCGAGGCGGAGGGAGCCGGTGGCCGCGGAGGAGCTGTAGGCGGGGAGGCAGTAGGAGAAGATGTTGTTGTACTGTTTGATTGTTTGAGAGAGGAGCGAGAGGGAGCCGCGGCCCAGCCCCAGCAGCCCCTGCGGTGGCACCGACTTTCCAGTGGCCATCTTGATGCAGCCGAAGGCGTAGTTCGTAAAGACGTCGGTGGCGAGGGTGACGCTGTCCTGGGAGAGGTTCGCGGTTACGGTGGAGCTGCCGTAAGTGAAGTTGAAACCGCACGCGCCGCCGTCGCTGCATCCGGGGTTTGGCACCTGATATTGGTTTCATGTAAAAGTTAGTCGATCACAATCTAGGCAGGGCTAAAGTTTCCTACTgctgatttttctttctttttctctaaaTACATTAATGTAAACTTTCGTGGacaataatatcataattgatttttatatataaaaaaatcgATTATATAATAGTGTAAttcaattataattttaattactgatattataattaacaaaaaatattaatttattgatTAAGGAAAACATAGCACGACCTTTTTCTCTaagaaatttcaatatttttttctttaacttaaaaaaatgataatatatgaatgaaataaataatcaatAGAATAGATATTAATTTATTGGGGAAGCAGGATTCTGTGGATGCCAGAGATGGAAGTCACGGGAGTTGGGTGGGACCCTTTCGGTACCTCTCAAAGTCACGTGCACGGTGCACCCCTaacttttttttaagaaatatatatggtgaaagaaaataaaataaaagtttttattaatatattttaaagaaattaaatatgtatttttatttaataaaatagtaaattaaTTATTGAAGGACTATTTGGTATCAGtgttaaaatcataaaaataaaacttaaaaatcagAAATcagaaaatatttatatataaaattgaaagaaaataaaaactgaattaAGGAATGCTCATTtcaaataatataattaaaataatgaaatcgtaaaataatatacattaaagaaataatttttaattataaatttgtTGATATCAGCTGTTTAAGCGTATGTAACTAATTACATAGTCCACAATGAGGAGTCAAAGTGAGCCTTTCAACGCGCCACCCCGGTCGTGGCGCGTGTGTTCGAGACTAAAGAAGAAAAGGCCCAGACGAAGTACCTGCTTGCACCGGTCATCGTTGCAGCCGACACCCTTGTAGGAACTGGAATTGGTGGAGTTAAACACGGTGGAAGAGGAGCACCCGACGCAGCCGGTGCAGGGCACCCAGGAGACGTCGTTGCCGGTGTCCATGGCCATGTGCATTGTCTGCGGCGGCGTGCCAATTTTAGCCTCCACAATGTAGGTAGGGCTCTGGTAGGTCAGCTTGCCGGAAGAGATCGGCAAGTTGGTCTTCTTCCGGGCGACGAGGCTGGCTAGGTACAGGACCCTTGCCTGGTCCTCGGTCAGCGTTTGGAGCACGCTGTCTTCCCAGGAGATGGGCTTTAGAGGCCTGAAGGGCGAGCACGGGCTGTTCACGTGCATCACCTGGAGGGTCGAGCGGCTCGAGCCCTGGTTCAGCCTGGCGCACCGGGGGCCCAGCCCAGATACACAGACCAGAAGAAGAGCCAGGGATGAGAAAATGAGCGATGGGATTTTCATGGTGTTAAACTTCGAAGAGTGAGAGAAGAGTTCGGAAGGATGGTGATTTAAGGAGAAGGAAGTTTGTGTGTACATATATAGTCGAGactcgagagagagagagagagagagagaggcgtacCCTGTGGGGTGGAGACTATGATGATGAATGGGCAATTTGCCAAACAGACTGTATTCCATTTGCTTTTTCAAGCTCACACTGCCaacacatgtgtgtgtgtgtgtgtgtgtgtgagagagagagagggagagagaagattAGAAGATGGGGgcatgtaatttatttatttaattattttttaatggtGCTTTAGGTGAaataaataatattgaaaatgtTTTATGTTGCGAGTTTTTAtttaaacacttttttttttcctgtcaGATGATTCTCATAATTAGTTGCTTATATTTTGATGCAAAAAATAAGGGAAGAGTCAACCATGAAAAAGTTAAGAGAAGTGCTAGACAAGCAACAGAGTAAAATGCGGTGAAAGATGGATTATAATTTCTCACATTAAGGAAAAAAAGTTTCTATGATTTAGTAAAATTTTAGAATATAGTTTCCAGTATTTTGAGAATTTCTATGATTTGTCTTGGGGTCATTTAGAAAATGTTAAAACCACAAATTGAGGCGAGTTATAATTAAGGACATTCCCCAAAATACATGTTTAACGAAAGTATTTGATTTATATGATCTTTTAGAATTTGTCCGACCATGATATTCAtagtatttcatttttttgtGTTTGTTTTGAGACTATAAAATGACGTGatagtaatattatattgttaactttatagaaaatcaaaaatctACTTCATAATATGAGATGGATGTCTCGTTCTCACAAATAGGAGAACGAGGCATAAGGATTATTAATCTAGAAAGAAGAAACATGAAAGTTGCCCTAAATTCTTATAaaaaattacaaaccaaaattttgaatgtaagttgaaaggcaaaaaaaaaaaaaagaagaataattCTAAGTAAAAAAGCTAAGATCCTTAATACCATTAGTTAAGCCAAAaacttataaaataaaataatatgaaatcacattataaaatatatatatttcaccaTTAGCTCATCTATTAGCCTAAGTGCATAAATCGAATTTtgttcaaaataaattattaccGAAGAAAATGCACGCTTCACAATGAAAATAATCATGATTTATTTAGACAAATTAAGTGAATGCAAATGAAATTAGTAAATATTCATAAAAGGCTAGCTAGATAAATGTTACGCGCAACGTCTTTCAAATTGAAGTCAAATTAAAAAGTCAACACTTCATCTATTTTGATAAACAGATTAAGCAATGGGCCGTATGTCTATTATCTTTATAGAAGATGTTATTATCCGATTTCAAGGTCAATATACATCTCATTGAAATTATAAGCGTCATTTCCTGTTTTCCTTTGCATTTTTAGAAAGACTTATAGAAATAACTTGTGTGACTTATGactcaaatactttttgcactcGAATAAATTGAGATAGTTTATTTGATTCAAATGCCGCTCAAGTCATTTtatataaatcatttaaaaaacCTAAAACAAAAGAGGAAAAAGTAAACTACTGGCAGTAATTACTCAAAGAGGCAAGATCAAAGCATAATAAAGTATGATTCGTTGAATTAATACTAGTTCATAGCGCACGCGCATTGCGGTGCataactaaataaaatatttataaatcatgAAGGAACAAATAATTCCTAGATGCATGGGTGCGGAGGGAAAACGTggataattatttttgaaaaagagcCGGAGAAAAAAGTTTTTCTCTTCCTGTCTCGAATCATACTCCGGTGCATCCACAGAAGAGGAAATCGCAATGCATCTTGCTTAGCAGGCGTGGCTTGGAGTGGTAGGTAGTTAATTACTCGATCAAAAGATATAAATATAGGGCAGACTAAAAAACTCTCTAAGTACAATTGAAAGAGTTAAAGACAATAAAATTAGGTTACGTTTGGCTTAGTGATATATATTAGGAGTAGAgcattttataataaaattataaaatcatttaaaCAAAAGAACATGCTATTAcaataaaatgaataataattcatttttttttctttagtacCTGATATAGAATAGATAAAGAATAATCATGATCAGTGAATGTCTATTCTCATCCATGTATAGAATAgaacaaaattaattttaacataagttagattttttaaaaaataattatagtccACTgtaacttttattatttttttattatattttttaaaaaatttattaatttaaatctaAGAGTCAGACatagtattaaattatagaaaaCTTTTTGGTCTTGTTTTACGAATCTTTTTTTTTTGCCTAAAAGCTCTAGAAAAttgttagggttttttttttcaaaaaaaaattattggcaCCATAAAAAATTACCATTAgtactctatttttattttttttaaatatattaaattaaatgacAACTCTAtctttataaaattaaaaaagagaACAAATTTGGGTCAAGGGGGATACCTACTTAGAGCCTGCATAAAATAAAATGGCAAGACCATGATCGATCTAAGGACAGTCATATCTATAGTACCCAGTTGGACCCAATTGTGGATTTGTTCACAAAATCACTTTACAGTTTATACCcccaatttaattatttaattaattgattgatttgggGGGTGACAGTACTCGATGTTCCCAGAAAGATAGATTGCatgcttttttttctttttaaattttctctctctccaaaCAAGAGGCAGGATGGAACTCCTGAAAGAAGAAAGCAAAAAAAGTACACTAATGGGCTGCTTAGGGTGCGATTTTGCTTTTAATCCAGAGCAAGATCTCGccagaaaagagagaaaaaaaatgaaaacaaaacaaaaacaagaaaagcAGAATTGCTTTTGTGGTATGTGCTGATGGGTGGGTGTTGTTCCTTTCACACTTTCTCGGGAAAAAAAACGAAGTAAGAAAAACAAGATGGACAGCTTCTGGTGTCCTGTTACCATCTAAGTAAGTATCTTGTGGCCTGTGGGTGCTTGTCAACTAGTGGTTTGGAGAGAATAGTGCTAAATTAGCTTCGGTGAAGTTTGTACTTCACGTGGCTCTGGTTTTTGTGACTGGTGAGTGACAACCATGCCATGATAATTATATAATATGCTGTACAACCTTCAAAACCATCATGTGCTGCCCACTGTATTTGAAGCTGAAAGGCTTCACTGCTTAATTGGTTTGGATTTTGGAATGGTCTGggtgtttaattttgtttttatgtATGATAAATATTTTACGTTTGttcaactttcaaaatttactttacaataaaaattttattggacatgacaattgaaaaatagttaaaatattttgtaattagcttgattattattattattattatttgaaatttatgtatattttttaattatatttaaattcatatgttcatttaattttaattttaattttaatttgaaagtgtataatttaatataaaaaaagaaattatttctggatattaaaatttctaacaacaGGTTGTCAAAAcgactgaaaaccataaaatctggttttcagttttttggcaaaTAATTGAAAATCGATAACAGAAACATAAAACTAACAACATAAATAAAcgcatttttataatatgttttttcactgtgaagaaatggaaacaaaaaacagaaaacaaTAACGATAACAAATAGACTCATAGTAACTGaatttattaatttatgtttTGAGTGTTAGGTATGTTAGGAACCTATGAACAACCAGAAAGATGTGACACCaaaaatttaatgtggttcgatCAATATTGACCTATATCCACGGAacacacaccacaaattcactatttgtcaaaaaattacaactctcactctctcttttcctctcttactcctctctgctctctgagtTTCTCACTTGTGTCTCTTACATTcctcagctctctatttataAGGCTGATATTTaaattacaattaatatattaaattacaAATTTGGGAGTTTCATCCATCAAGATAAAATCAAAATGAATGGAGAGATAAATGTAAACCGCGTTTTCAACTTCTGGCTCTCTTGTCTCCAGCTACAACATTCTctcacttggagacagagacgcctcctcaatcagtatcatgaataaatgatgtgctcaaaatatgtcttcaggcatgaagaccaactgaagttaaTCACAACTTCAATTTCTCTGAAGTCACCACCTTCCTGTCTACTTGATTCCTGTGGACTAATGTAATGGTTGTCAGCTTcgcaactggtgcaaagatgccggtgtagtcaatccttTCATTTTGTTCGAAGcttttgactaccaactgagacttgtaccttctggagccgtctcgctcctctttgattctgtacacccacttgttgtgaaggcctttgggcaactcaactagttcccacgttctgttggaggtgaggggcttcatctcatccttcatcgcaagctcccacttgtcctcgttcatggatgttgaCTTATCCTTCAACGGTGAGTGCAATTCCTtctcaaacaaataatcttctatctgcatcttccagaaaccgaaattgttgccattgaacattttgatttttgagctctttttattcgacatctcgattcgctgatttaaagataaaattagctcaaatggatagcgcgGTTGGATCCAGAACGATTGAAAACCcaagaaatggttcaagtcgctcaaaaaacggacccaaaacgactcTGAAAAACTTCGTCAAAGTTTCTGATCAAACTTGGTCAACGCTGACGGGGCACCTGATGACGTGGTAGGGCTGACGGGACACCTGCTGACTTGGCAGTGGGGTCCACCTGTTGACGGGGCGGTTGACATGGCACCCGACTGACGTGGCACCCTGCTAACATGGCACCTCGACTGACGTGGCGGGTCGGATTCGGGTTGGGGCCCGATTCTCGGGTTGACCCGGTCTGAGGCTGTATCCGGGTCGGGTCGAGTTGAGGCGGTTTGGGCGAGGAAGACGCATGCAATCGCGTGTGGCACGTGAGAAGCTAGTCATCGGCGTGTGACCGGTGCATGGCAAAGAGTCTTAGGCAAGGCACGTGAGGGTGCATGAGGCTTCATTTGGACTCCGTTCGAGCTCCGGCTTGCTCGGTTCTCTTCGTCTCGGTGAACTGAATATGATGGTGACCTCAAAACTTAGTTTCAATCCATTGGACGGAGCTctgatttcgggatcacttccgatCTAACTTTCTtgctccaaccgggctctgataccacttattaggaacctgtgagcaaccagaaagacgtgacaccaaaaatttaacatgttttggtcaATATCgatacgtccacggagcacacaccacaaattcactattttCTGGAAAATTACACAAGTTTCTCACTTATGTCTCTTACATTCCTCagttctctatttatagggctgatatttaaatcacaattaatacattaaattacaaatttgaaagtttcatccatcaagataaaatcaaaatgaaaggaaaaataaatgtAAACCGCGTTTCCAACTCATCACGCGTTTCTAGCTTCTGGCTCTCCTGTCTCCAGCTACAACAAGgcaaactaattaattaatgacAATCTAGGAACCACCACCTCGTTTTAGTCGTCATCTAACAAACAATTCAACTTGGTGCCTAGCAATGGTCTttatatttttatcattattattaatattgttagtAATTATTACATAGTTTTGAAATGAAGTTAATTGAATAGGCAAGCCAAATGGATCACTTTCTCAAATTTATAATGGACCGCAGTATCATTTTCCTCCTATAAGAAATCTTGTGCTCATAAATTAGTGCCATTAGTTTTAATGATTAAATCCACTATAAACCCTCCCAAAAGCTTGTGGAAAAGAGCCAGATAACCTTAAACATTAGCCAGTTTAGTGGTAAAATTAGTTAAAATTCCTCAAAAAAACTTGGGTGGGGAGTGGACATATAACACTCATATTAATTATTCTCATTTTTAATTAGTTCAATTTAATTTTTGACAAGTGTCACGATCTCACATCGAAGGACAAATATGTGAGACTAGTGGGCCAAAACAGACAATACCTCATTAAAAATGGATCCAATATCATTATGTTAAGTGATATGAGAAATTTTGAATTGGAGTTTGATGAATCATGAAACATGCACACAATAAATGCAAAGAGAGAGAAGAATAGTTAAAACCCAATACTCGCAGAAAACAATAATCAACCCTTCGAATAATCACTAGAAATCATCAAATCAAACCCAAAATAAATGGGCATAATCCAAAAGAAAGGATTGggtttgattaattaattttagtATACATGTGTgtggaattaattaattaattatgactTAAAATAATTAATGTTGTATTAGTTATTTGTAAATAACAATAAAATCAAGCCTTAATTATATgtatacagaaaaaaaaaataaaaaagttctAGGAGATTAGTATGGTCCTTCCATCAAACTCTCATAGAAAATACTCCAAATAATGAGTCATCGATTTGATTTATCATCATGTCATTTCTGAATTATGAACTACGAGTAGTTGGTCACTTTGGATCCCTAAGAGGACATTGGTCACTCCAGATTCTTGGTCcccagaaaaaaataaaataataaaataataataatacttatcAACTGGGATGCCAGCCTGGCTAGATCCCAAATCCAAAATGTTCAAATGGAATAATTTCCTTCGTCAAAACTTCACTTCAAATTATTGTACATACgtgtgaaaattattgtacgaatatatatatatatatatatatatataccatttattatcatatattatatacatgtaCCCATGTATGGATCAATGCGCCGACATGCATAAACTGAGCCAACTCTTCAGGTTCTAGGTGaaatccttaatattttatttaatttttatttttatttaaaataaaaatttttaacttTTTGATATGCAAAATCACcgattaaagttttatattcaagattacaTTTATTGTAACAAAAAATTGAACGACATTGAgacatgaaaaagaaaaaattaaattaaatttattttattttttaaaatataaatttaattactTTTGAAATAGTAAAAAAATCAATGTACAAAAAGAgatgacatcataaataatgttaacattaaaaaaaaattgaggccCCAACTTCTGAAATATGAGAAAAATCAAGGTGAAAAAACGACatcataaataatattaatatttaaaaaaaattttgggagccccaaaaattttggggcccgAGGCACACTGCTCGATGCCTTATGGTCAGCCGGCACTGTGCATATACAGTAGCAATTTTATCTTAcagtagttaaaaaaaaaaattgttgtatCGCTAAATCTTAattataataatactactattcaAATTAGTGAAGTTCAACTTTACTGGTAACTTTCAGTTCTTCCCTCCCTGTTGGCTGCTCTTGGCGGATCAACCATGCACACGCAGCTGTATGAACCCTCCAAGGGAATTGGgaagagcgagagagagagagagagagagagagagcacgtGAAGCTGCTGCAAGGAAGGAAAGAAAGATGGAAGTGAATTGAAACAGTGACAGGGTAAGCTTCTGCAGGTTGTACATACGTACGTAGATAGAAACAGATCGAGGCTGCTTaatttttgtttctttaatttttattcttctttctttctttctttctgtcgttggcttttttttttttggattattgaTTATTAATATGATTGTATATACAGGTAGGTTAAGGTAGGGTTAATTGATGATCTGAGATGCATTGGTGTTAATGAAGAACAGAGAAGATGGGGAAGAGACGAAGAGTCACGAGTGCTCCTCCATCATGGTGGACTCTGGTAAATTTCAGATTGCTAGCCTGCCATCGACCCAACTCCACCCCCCATGCTGCTCCTGCCCACCCCATTCGTAAATAGCTTGCACACACGcagtcaaaaaataaaaataaaaatgaaggttGATCTCAAACTCGACCACCTATGCTTGGAAGGGGTCTGTGTAATCAGAGAAGTTAATTGTGTTGATTTCGatttttactattattttcaaaattaattaatgaaCTCAAGTATTAAATTTAGGTTACATTTTAATTCCTGTAAATTGAAATAATGCAATAGTAGATTTTAATGTACACATCTAATTTATGAAAATAGTACGCaggtaaaaaaaattatattattccaaaaagaaaatagtattatTATACACATTCTTTTAGTAAAATTTAAGTAAATAGTCATTTCCTATTATTCatttttatgaattcataaaatacaCTTTAATGGTTAAAATAAgatcatttatttaaaaatttcactttgacaagaacaaaaaaaaaaaaaaaggtaaaataatatgaaataagatatcttcactaatattttttttttatttttatttttttaaaaaattcatgcTCCATGGGTGGCCTTGAAGTGGGTTGTAGTTCAATGTACTGAGCATTGAGGTCCAGTGGGGTACCGCCTGGTCTGGGCTTCAGTGCACAAGGGCGCAGTCGTGGGGCCCACTAAAAATGCTCCATGGGTTTCTTAGAACAGATATCTCCCACTCTTCCTTGTGGCGGGCTTCCTCTTATTAGAAGAAAAAAAAGTGCCATTTGTGCATGCCAGACACAATTCCACAAGCCACAAACATGGTGCTCTCTGCCAGGAAATGGGCCTTTTATGGGCCTCAAATCACAGCCCACATGAGCGGTAGGCCCATTACAATATGGTCCTTTCCTATCTCATCATCACACACTCACggataggggtgagcataattagGTGAAAATTGAATTAATCGGATTAACTAGCCGAAATTGGctggttcggttcgggtaaaaaatcTGGTTCGGTCGGTTCAGTTAAAATTCTACAAACTTTCGGGTAATCGAtttcggttcggttaacggttaaaaaaatatcggttaaccgattaaccgaattactaatagtttatatttttaatataatttataatagggCAGTTGGGCGACTCGGGCTTGGCCGCTTGGGGCCTgagcttgggggggggggggggaaggctTCGTTCACTTCACACTTCACACTCACAGACTCGCAGTGGGGATTGgggattagagttagggttttaggtttctCACTTCCTTAGTTTCTCTGTGCTCTGCCGAGTGCCGATCTGCCCCACACGGCGCACGCCTGCAGGCCGCAGCTCTCCTGCCTCTCCATTGGAGTCATCAAACCACCTCTCGGAGTCGGCAAATCCCCTCTGGCCTCTTCGAGTCTTCGGCAGCTCAGCTCTCCAGAGTCCAGCCTCTCGTCTCGGTCCTCAGCGTCTCAGACTCTCAGCCACCAGCTCGCCGTGCAAACCCGGACCCCAGTAActcttcctcttctcctcctcctcctcctcctc from Malania oleifera isolate guangnan ecotype guangnan chromosome 9, ASM2987363v1, whole genome shotgun sequence carries:
- the LOC131165091 gene encoding aspartyl protease AED3 isoform X2; translation: MEYSLFGKLPIHHHSLHPTGYASLSLSLSLESRLYMYTQTSFSLNHHPSELFSHSSKFNTMKIPSLIFSSLALLLVCVSGLGPRCARLNQGSSRSTLQVMHVNSPCSPFRPLKPISWEDSVLQTLTEDQARVLYLASLVARKKTNLPISSGKLTYQSPTYIVEAKIGTPPQTMHMAMDTGNDVSWVPCTGCVGCSSSTVFNSTNSSSYKGVGCNDDRCKQVPNPGCSDGGACGFNFTYGSSTVTANLSQDSVTLATDVFTNYAFGCIKMATGKSVPPQGLLGLGRGSLSLLSQTIKQYNNIFSYCLPAYSSSAATGSLRLGPVGQPQRIKTTLLLRNPRRPSLYYVNLIAIYVGRKLVDLPAGALAFDPKTGAGTVIDSGTVFTRFVTTVYTAVRDEFKKRVRGPTGKLNATQLGGFDTCYTVPVTVPTITLVFSGMNVTLPTDNLMIRSSVSNTSCLAMAAAPNNVNSALNVIASMQQQNHRILFTGTSLGVARERCTTY
- the LOC131165091 gene encoding aspartyl protease AED3 isoform X1, which gives rise to MEYSLFGKLPIHHHSLHPTGYASLSLSLSLESRLYMYTQTSFSLNHHPSELFSHSSKFNTMKIPSLIFSSLALLLVCVSGLGPRCARLNQGSSRSTLQVMHVNSPCSPFRPLKPISWEDSVLQTLTEDQARVLYLASLVARKKTNLPISSGKLTYQSPTYIVEAKIGTPPQTMHMAMDTGNDVSWVPCTGCVGCSSSTVFNSTNSSSYKGVGCNDDRCKQVPNPGCSDGGACGFNFTYGSSTVTANLSQDSVTLATDVFTNYAFGCIKMATGKSVPPQGLLGLGRGSLSLLSQTIKQYNNIFSYCLPAYSSSAATGSLRLGPVGQPQRIKTTLLLRNPRRPSLYYVNLIAIYVGRKLVDLPAGALAFDPKTGAGTVIDSGCCNLQISPLFYNALLLLSNNDPADPLFTQLGTVFTRFVTTVYTAVRDEFKKRVRGPTGKLNATQLGGFDTCYTVPVTVPTITLVFSGMNVTLPTDNLMIRSSVSNTSCLAMAAAPNNVNSALNVIASMQQQNHRILFTGTSLGVARERCTTY